Part of the Syntrophorhabdus sp. genome is shown below.
GATGAATTCGGTGACGAGATGCAGGCATTCAAGGCACTGGTCGAGAAATGGCAGAAGCTCATCTCCGAGGTCAAGATGTCTGCCGCCAGTGTTGCTTCAGCCAGTCATCAGCTGAGCGCCGGTGCCGAGCAATTGGCGAGGGGAGGAACCGCCCAGGTGGAGAGGACCATCCAGGTGTCGACAGCCTCCGAGGAAATGTCCCAGGCCTCCCTTGACATAGCCAGGAATACAAGCGACATATCCGACTCCGCGAAGGAGATGCTTTCCACGGCTGAAAAAGGGAGCACGATCGTGAACAGGTCCGTGCATGAGGTGAGGGAGATCGAGGAGACGGTTCGGAAGTCATCGGAATTCGTGAAAGACCTCGGAGATCAGTCGGAGGAGATAGGGAAGATCATAAACGTGATCAATGAGATAGCGGACCAGACCAACCTGCTTGCCCTGAACGCGGCCATAGAGGCCGCCCGTGCGGGTGAGGCAGGCAGGGGGTTTGCCGTGGTGGCCGATGAGGTCAAGAAACTGGCCGAGAGAACGAGCAAGTCCACGCAGGAGATAGGCGGCATGGTGACTTCCATACGGATGGGTGTCGACAGGGCGGTGAACTCCATGGGCGAGGTCACCGAAAAGGTGACAACAGGTGTTGAGCTCTCAAACGAGGCAGGCGCTTCGTTGAACGAGATCGTCGGGAGCGCATCCAACCTCCAATCCATGCTTCAGCAGATCGCGGCCGCCATCGAGGAGATGAATTCCACCACCAACGAGATCGCGAAGGATATCGAACAAGTGGCGGTGGTGACAAAAGAATCGTCGGGCACAGCGGAACAGGTGACCCAGGCTGCCCTGGAGTTGAGCCAGCTCTCCGTCAAACTGGAACAATCAGTGACCGAGTTCAAGGTGTGATCGACGGTCTTCCGGTCAGGGGTCCCTCGGGGCCCTGTCCACGATCGGAGCGGAGCCGAAGAGCAGGATAAGGCCGATGCATGTGGTCCCGGCCATTATCGATATCACGGGGATGATCGTTCCATTGTGCAGCCAGGTCAGCAGTCCCGATGACAGGGCGCCTGCCACCATCTGGAGACTTCCGATAAGCGCCGAGGCGCTACCGGCGTTCCTTGTGAAGGGCTGGAGGGCGAGCGCTATGGCATTCGACGTGATGCATCCGAAACCGAAGAGGTAGCAGAAGATGAGACAGAGGATCGCCGCTTTTCCGGCGAAGCCTGCCAGTCCTCCTATCAGCAGGAATAGTATGAGAAGGAACTGGACGACCGTCACTGTCCGTAACACTTTCACGATGCCGTGTCTTCTGAGCAGGATCCTGTTGACCTGGTTTGACAGCACGAGGCCGACCACATTCCCTCCGTATATGAAGCCGAATCCCGTTTCCGTAAAACCGAGAAGGCTCATGTAGACAAAGGCCGACCCGGCGATGTAGGCGAAGAACCCGGCCGTCGCGGCAGCCGTCACCAGCCCGTACGTGAGGAATACCCTGTTCCTGAACACATCGATGTACTCCAGCATCACGTCCTTCGGGTGCAGGGAGATGGAGGCATCACGCCCCTTTGTCTCGTGGAGGAACCTGCCCATGGCCAAAAACACGAGAAAGCCGATGGCGGCGAGGACCACAAAGATATACTGCCAGCCGGACACGGACACCACGAGGCTTCCTATGGTGGGAGCAACG
Proteins encoded:
- a CDS encoding multidrug effflux MFS transporter — encoded protein: MDPGRTLERKQPAALIIVLASIMAIGPFSTDMYLPAFLAIARGLKTDIAHVGLSLTSFFVGVSIGQIVYGPLLDRYGRKKPLMLGFLAYTAASVGCAFSPTIPVFVAMRFLAGVGACVGIVGSRAVVRDLFSGTEMARMLSLLMMVFGIAPIVAPTIGSLVVSVSGWQYIFVVLAAIGFLVFLAMGRFLHETKGRDASISLHPKDVMLEYIDVFRNRVFLTYGLVTAAATAGFFAYIAGSAFVYMSLLGFTETGFGFIYGGNVVGLVLSNQVNRILLRRHGIVKVLRTVTVVQFLLILFLLIGGLAGFAGKAAILCLIFCYLFGFGCITSNAIALALQPFTRNAGSASALIGSLQMVAGALSSGLLTWLHNGTIIPVISIMAGTTCIGLILLFGSAPIVDRAPRDP
- a CDS encoding HAMP domain-containing protein → MKLQNIRIGKRLLGGYALLIVILIILCVLAFRNMAQTDRRADEITNLNFAKTTLANTVLINLQFIIMELGSAVYTKDKAHFQVVAEKRKIYSAALESLEKMETDQAGKDLINKFKTTIAGGKEGSMAMMKAVEAGNFEEAAGIFKNVMTPANKKTIEAITELVKYQENGVHAKYRDILTGNKTMRLALLVFGIIAILASALVSVVLTRSITVPIQKNIDVARTLAEGDLTRDIELNRKDEFGDEMQAFKALVEKWQKLISEVKMSAASVASASHQLSAGAEQLARGGTAQVERTIQVSTASEEMSQASLDIARNTSDISDSAKEMLSTAEKGSTIVNRSVHEVREIEETVRKSSEFVKDLGDQSEEIGKIINVINEIADQTNLLALNAAIEAARAGEAGRGFAVVADEVKKLAERTSKSTQEIGGMVTSIRMGVDRAVNSMGEVTEKVTTGVELSNEAGASLNEIVGSASNLQSMLQQIAAAIEEMNSTTNEIAKDIEQVAVVTKESSGTAEQVTQAALELSQLSVKLEQSVTEFKV